From one Streptomyces sp. ICC1 genomic stretch:
- a CDS encoding FAD-dependent oxidoreductase, which produces MSDLDVAVVGAGIAGLTTAHRLAQAGYRVEVFESESEAGGRMRCGRIDGYTIDRGAETLAPFGYPSTWELIRELGLQESGDVHRIRPPVALWRDGRAFPWLGHPLSALSRAGLSPAAWGQMLRLMAKAGRKGALDPEHPEDSIFGTSTVTELGREYHPELVDRMLEPISASAFGWTPERSTAAPLMAIMLGTKGILRWRTYKHGQDTMARKLAERLTVHVGKRVSTVKEDGTGARLMFEDGTDVTARAVVVTLPSPQITSIYPDVPDEERAFLEASTFSPVMRVACMLDRPLEPRRTTFGPKLYAALIARGESPLLAGCTVEHNKCPERAPAGKGLVSLLISPRRVPGLFEASDEDVSRLVLEEGERLLIDGLQEACVGTDVIRWKHALPDAPPEALALRKRFIQRAPGPIEYAGDWLYLRPSSEAAIASAKLAVPRVRALLER; this is translated from the coding sequence ATGTCTGATCTCGACGTCGCCGTCGTCGGAGCGGGAATCGCCGGTCTGACCACCGCCCACCGCCTCGCCCAGGCCGGCTACCGGGTGGAGGTCTTCGAGTCCGAGTCCGAAGCCGGCGGACGCATGCGCTGCGGCCGCATCGACGGCTACACGATCGACCGCGGCGCCGAGACGCTCGCCCCCTTCGGCTACCCCTCCACCTGGGAGCTCATCCGCGAGCTCGGCCTGCAGGAGTCCGGCGACGTCCACCGCATCAGGCCCCCCGTGGCCCTGTGGCGCGACGGCCGGGCCTTCCCGTGGCTGGGGCACCCGCTGTCCGCGCTCTCCAGGGCCGGACTCTCCCCGGCCGCGTGGGGGCAGATGCTGCGCCTGATGGCGAAGGCCGGCCGCAAGGGCGCCCTGGACCCGGAGCACCCCGAGGACTCGATCTTCGGCACCAGCACCGTCACCGAGCTGGGCCGCGAGTACCACCCCGAGCTCGTGGACCGGATGCTCGAGCCGATCTCCGCCTCCGCCTTCGGCTGGACCCCCGAGCGCTCCACGGCCGCCCCACTGATGGCGATCATGCTCGGCACCAAGGGCATCCTGCGCTGGCGGACGTACAAGCACGGCCAGGACACCATGGCCCGCAAGCTCGCCGAGCGGCTCACCGTGCACGTGGGCAAGCGCGTGAGCACCGTCAAGGAGGACGGCACCGGGGCGCGGCTGATGTTCGAGGACGGCACCGACGTCACCGCCAGGGCCGTCGTGGTCACCCTGCCCTCCCCGCAGATCACGTCCATCTACCCGGACGTCCCCGACGAGGAGCGGGCGTTCCTCGAGGCCTCCACCTTCTCGCCGGTGATGCGCGTCGCCTGCATGCTCGACCGGCCGCTCGAACCGCGCCGCACGACCTTCGGGCCCAAGCTGTACGCGGCGCTGATCGCCCGGGGCGAGAGCCCGCTGCTGGCGGGCTGCACCGTCGAGCACAACAAGTGCCCCGAGCGGGCGCCGGCCGGCAAGGGCCTGGTGTCCCTGCTCATCTCGCCCCGCCGGGTCCCCGGCCTCTTCGAGGCGAGCGACGAGGACGTCTCGCGCCTGGTCCTCGAAGAGGGGGAGCGGCTTCTCATCGACGGGCTCCAGGAGGCGTGCGTCGGCACGGACGTCATCCGCTGGAAGCACGCGCTGCCGGACGCGCCGCCCGAGGCGCTCGCGCTGCGCAAGCGATTCATCCAGCGCGCCCCCGGACCGATCGAGTACGCGGGCGACTGGCTGTACCTGCGGCCGAGCAGCGAGGCGGCCATCGCCTCGGCGAAGCTCGCGGTACCGCGCGTACGGGCGCTGCTGGAGCGCTGA
- a CDS encoding TetR-like C-terminal domain-containing protein, which produces MPNLEQSTAAVIGPEAQEAVFAAVLELCAERTYREFDLGDIAARADVDERLISARWPAKSFVVVETLLRTVAPHMVFPRTGDIAADLEAQLTAVVELFAAPGIGPHLAALAAEANTDERLAGFFLKHVFGPNRTVARARFELAQEQGQVRADIDLDTAVDLVFGPIWFRLLLGTGPLDKALAGHLAEHALAGLAARP; this is translated from the coding sequence ATGCCGAATCTGGAGCAGTCCACCGCAGCAGTGATAGGTCCCGAGGCTCAGGAAGCGGTCTTCGCCGCCGTCCTGGAGCTGTGCGCGGAGCGCACGTACCGGGAGTTCGACCTCGGCGACATCGCCGCCCGCGCGGACGTCGACGAGCGGCTCATCAGCGCCCGCTGGCCCGCGAAGAGCTTCGTCGTGGTGGAGACCCTGCTGCGCACCGTCGCACCCCACATGGTCTTCCCCCGCACCGGTGACATCGCCGCCGACCTCGAGGCGCAGCTCACCGCCGTGGTCGAGCTGTTCGCCGCCCCGGGCATCGGCCCGCACCTGGCGGCCCTGGCCGCCGAGGCGAACACCGACGAGCGGCTCGCCGGCTTCTTCCTCAAGCACGTCTTCGGGCCCAACCGCACGGTCGCCCGCGCCCGCTTCGAGCTCGCGCAGGAGCAGGGCCAGGTCCGCGCCGACATCGACCTCGACACCGCGGTCGACCTGGTCTTCGGCCCCATCTGGTTCCGCCTGCTGCTGGGCACCGGCCCGCTGGACAAGGCGCTCGCCGGCCACCTCGCCGAGCACGCCCTGGCCGGGCTCGCGGCCCGCCCGTAG
- the pcaB gene encoding 3-carboxy-cis,cis-muconate cycloisomerase, which yields MTDLDSGLLSPVRAGTPIEPVTGDLAWLQAMLDAETALARAQARMGLVPRAAAETITKAGRAGEFDLRALAEAARGAANPVVGVVQALTAAVADADPAAADYVHRGSTSQDVLDTATMLVAARALAVITADLERTADSLAVLAAAHRDTPAAGRTLTQHAVPTTFGLKAAGWLQGVLDALERLRALERGGLPVELGGAAGTLAGYLEYARIDAPDSSAADPDRYVAELFGAYADELGLAVPVAPWHTARTPLADLAAALTLASGVLGKIAVDVQSLSRTEVAEVSEPAAPGRGVSSAMPQKVNPVLATLIRSAAAQVPLLAVGVAQALIAEDERPAGAWHAEWQPLRECLRLVGGAAHTAAELTAGLRVHADRMAHNLRLTGALIVAERLAAVLAPALGKAAAKAVVTRASLESAASGRPLGELLAGEAGIAARFTRAELDSFADPARYTGAAGTLVDRVLARHRELVPAR from the coding sequence ATGACCGACCTCGACTCCGGGCTGCTCTCCCCCGTCCGGGCGGGCACCCCGATCGAGCCGGTGACCGGCGACCTCGCCTGGCTGCAGGCGATGCTGGACGCGGAGACCGCCCTGGCCCGGGCGCAGGCCCGGATGGGACTGGTCCCCCGGGCGGCCGCCGAGACCATCACGAAGGCGGGCCGGGCCGGGGAGTTCGACCTGCGGGCCCTGGCCGAGGCCGCCAGGGGCGCGGCCAATCCGGTGGTGGGCGTCGTCCAGGCACTGACCGCGGCGGTGGCCGACGCCGACCCGGCCGCCGCCGACTACGTGCACCGCGGCTCCACCAGCCAGGACGTGCTGGACACGGCCACGATGCTGGTGGCGGCGCGCGCGCTGGCGGTGATCACCGCCGATCTGGAGCGCACCGCGGACTCGCTGGCCGTACTGGCCGCCGCGCACCGGGACACCCCGGCGGCCGGCCGGACCCTGACCCAGCACGCCGTGCCGACCACCTTCGGGCTGAAGGCGGCCGGCTGGCTGCAGGGGGTGCTCGACGCGCTGGAGCGGCTGCGGGCCCTGGAGCGCGGCGGGCTGCCGGTGGAACTGGGCGGCGCGGCGGGCACGTTGGCGGGCTATCTGGAGTACGCGCGGATCGACGCCCCGGACAGCTCGGCGGCCGATCCGGACCGCTACGTGGCCGAGCTGTTCGGCGCGTACGCGGACGAGCTGGGCCTCGCGGTGCCCGTCGCGCCGTGGCACACGGCCCGTACGCCGCTGGCCGATCTGGCCGCCGCGCTGACCCTGGCCTCCGGGGTGCTCGGCAAGATCGCCGTGGACGTGCAGTCGCTGTCGCGCACGGAGGTCGCGGAGGTCAGCGAGCCGGCCGCGCCGGGCCGCGGGGTCTCCTCGGCGATGCCGCAGAAGGTCAATCCGGTCCTGGCCACCTTGATCCGGTCGGCCGCGGCGCAGGTGCCGCTGCTGGCCGTGGGCGTGGCGCAGGCCCTGATCGCGGAGGACGAGCGGCCGGCGGGCGCCTGGCACGCGGAGTGGCAGCCGCTGCGGGAGTGCCTGCGGCTGGTGGGCGGGGCGGCGCACACGGCGGCCGAACTGACCGCGGGACTGCGGGTGCACGCCGACCGGATGGCGCACAACCTGCGGCTGACGGGCGCGCTGATCGTGGCCGAGCGGCTGGCCGCGGTGCTGGCCCCGGCCCTGGGGAAGGCGGCGGCGAAGGCCGTCGTCACCCGGGCCTCGCTGGAGTCCGCCGCGAGCGGCCGTCCGCTGGGCGAGCTGCTGGCCGGGGAGGCGGGGATCGCCGCCCGCTTCACCCGCGCGGAGCTGGACTCCTTCGCCGACCCGGCCCGCTACACCGGCGCGGCCGGGACCCTGGTGGACCGGGTCCTGGCCCGGCACCGGGAGCTCGTACCCGCCCGGTGA